Below is a genomic region from Rhododendron vialii isolate Sample 1 chromosome 5a, ASM3025357v1.
CTTAAGAGTAATTGTATATAAACttgcttttgattaaattcaaagCTTGCTTATGTTCAATTATCTTTTCTGATTGAAGAGCGTCAATCTATTATTTTATTGATACTTTTAGAAAAATCCTCTTAATTGAAATAATCGAACGGATAACACAATTGCCTGATTAATTTAGCTATTTTGAGTTAATCTGAAAAGGATATATTCTATTCTTTTCTGGCACGCCCGCACAAAATTATTTTGCCAAAGTTGAGCTAATTTAGCCCAAACAACCGGACATGCCCATACCTATTGTGGCAAAGCCATCAAAAATAACAAGCACACTGTTTGGTGTAATGAAAGTGAACCTTTGATTGTTGTGTGAGGGGTTTCTGTCTTCTATACACTTACAAAGGCTTTCGGAACTAGTTGCTGAATCTGTAGATCAGATGGGCGATTTGATTTGATCTCCAAGGAACTCAGTGGCATTGCTTTGCTTCTTGTAAAAGATGAAGTTTACTAGGCGAAGTAAAGGAGCAAGTGCAATTTGTTGTCATAACTCACATGAGCTCATATTGATCATCTCAGCTTTTTTCTCAAGTGAATGGACGAATTCATTTGAAACTCCATCCTAACAAGAGCCTCTTCAATCACCTCTTTCTAGAAAACTATGATCATAAAGCTGAATGTAAGGTTCAATCCAGCAGTCAAAATCTTGCGACTCCCTCACATGGTCAAGAAAAAACCGCAGGACCTTGTAAATCTCATCCCGTCCACTTTGTCTCCTGTCTGCAGTAACAAACACATGAATGTGGTTTTTAATCTCAATCCAACTGCACCCAGGAACCCTCTGCatccctttctctctcatctctcgcCTCACCATTGACACACTCTGCCATCTTCCAGCAGCAGAATGCGCATTAGACAGCATCACATAGGAAGAAACATCTCCAGGATCCAAACCCAGTATCTTTCTGGCTGCAAATTCCCCCAGTTCCATATTTAAGTGGATTTGGCAGCCTCCAAGCAATGCTTTCCAAAACCCAATTCCAGGATCAAAAGGCAAATCACGGATAAACCTGTCTGCTTCATTAAGATGTCCAGAGCGAGAAAGTAGGTCAACCAAACAAGCGTAGTGCTCTGGTTTCAGAATGCTAGGGTTCTTGAGTTTTGCttgattgaaaaatgaataAGCCTCATTGATGAGGCCATCATGGGTACACGCCAGTAGTACACCAAGTAGTGTTACACCATTAGGCTCAAGACCCATGTTTTCCATTTTGCGGAAAAAATCTAAggctttttttccttttccgttTTGTGCATACCCGCATATTAAAGCATTGCAAGAAACTACATTTCTTTCGGGAAGTTTAGTAAAGGCCAAGAGACTATCCTCCATGCTCCCACATTTTGCGTAAAAACTGACAAGAGAGTTGGAAACAAATAGACTAAGGTTACTACCCAAGAACTTGATTGCAGAGGCATGGAAACTTCTGCCCATTCCAAGTACTGCGATATTGGCAGCTGCACTAATAGCACAAGGAAAAGTAGAATGGTTGGGTAAAAACCCTTCTCTCAACATCCCAACAAAAAGATTCACAGCATCCTCGTTACGACCTGTTTGGCTATACCCGCAAATCATTGCATTCCACGAAACAACATTTCTTTCAGGCATCACCTGAAAAAGCCCAACCGCGTCATCAAACCGCTCTTTCTTAAAGTACCCACAAATCAAAGTTGTGTAAGAAACCACGTTTGGCTCATGGGTATCTTCAAAAGCTCTACGAGCTTCCTCAATAGTGCTTAACTTGGCATAGAGGTCCAAAATTGCACTACCCACAAAAACATTCGAGTTAAAGCCCATCTTTTTTGCACAACCATGAAGTTGCATTCCTGAATTGAGGCTTTGCAGAGACGTAGAAGAAGGGATCACAGCGCCAAAAGTGAACTCATTGGGCCTAATATCCAAAGCAAGCATTCTTGAGAAGATACAGATGGCTTCCTTGTGACGGTGGTGTCGAGCAAAGCGGCTAATTGTTGTTGTGGCCGATACTACGTCCCAGACAGACGTTTCGTCGAACACCTGGTGGGCGATGTCCGGTTCAAGAGCAGGGACGCGCTCAAGGCCATGAGCTTTCTTGGTTTCAGTTTGATGGGTGCAGGCCGGAGTGTGAGCTTGTCTTTGAGGGTTGAAAGGGGGTTTGGATTTAAAAGGTCGACATATTCTGGATTTCATTTGTGCACCAAACTAGATACAGTAATCGTTATGGCGGATGTTTATTTATGGATCTGCTCATTCTTCTGGGCTCTAACGAAATCCAAGTTTCCTCAATCAATATCTAACAACCTTTTTCTCGTTATGCATCATAACGGGAAATTAGAAGCCCACACTCATGACAAAACAAAACTCTTCCCTTGGCCCAATGGCTGCAAACGACCCGAGCGGTCAGCAGCTCATGCCTCGGTTGTTAAGGCTTGGCTCGGTTCGATCCGTTTAGTAATCGAGCTCGAGCGGAGTTCAACAATCAAAAGCCTGCTCGCAAAAGCTATGCTCGTTCGTATAGGCTCGATTGGTTTAAAgaggctcggcttgtttacgaACGAGTCGAGCTTGAGGTTTCGACTCATTTAGCAAATGAGCCAAACTCGAACACTATAAAGCTTGGCTCTGCTCGTTTGCACCCTGccgctagggctgcaaacgagccgaatcAAGCCGAGCTTTAGAATTCGTTCATTAAGTTTTTAAgcgaactcgagccgagcttgaaaaTTTGACAAGTCGAGCTTCCCTAGGTTTGAGTCGAACTCGAACTTGTTCACGAACCGTAATGAGTCAAGTATATTCGATATTTATGCTCCCATTCAGGTTTAGAACTGTAAATAACATTTTTATTTGGTCCATAAAAAAGTTTAtacatattaaaattataaaaacatATTGAAATTGAAGTTTATACTATGTACTCCCTGTCTCAATTTATTTGTCGActttttcatctttcaaaatatttgtccattaGACTTTTTAATAAACTAAATGTCATTTTTGCCCTtacttttttcaaataaaagaactttttaaaaaagttaaaaagggTAAATGTTGAAAAGTTAAATACTTTTAGGTGTAATTattatgttttcaaaaaaagttggattctaaaaaatagacaaacaaattgggacagatgGATTTAAAAGTTTATATATTCACAATTCACAAGTTATAAAAATTTCGTCATGTACATGTAAAAGTTTATACATATTCAAAATTACATGTGAAATTTAATGAGATAAATACACATACTTCGGATTTGCAAGTCTAATCGAACTGAATACtgttaaattcattttttgctCTTTTACCAAACAAGTCTGAAATTGAGATTCGTATTCGAATTATTTTGTGCTCGAAAGAGCTTTAACCGAGTTGAGGCTCGAATAGTTTACCCCTCGGTTCATATCCAGCCTAGAGTGGGCTGCCGCCCAAACCAGCCCCAGCCCCAGCCCCAGCCCATAACTGGACGTAACGGCTCAGTTAACTTTTCTAtatttcctcttccttttctcCGTCGTCGCCGCCTTccactagagagagagagagagggagagggagacagagagagaaccAGTAGTAACAGTCATACGACGGCCATGGCAATTGCAgcaaccatctctctctccctctcctcccccaCTCGCCATTCTCTCGCCACTCAGAACTCTTTCCAACCGATCGGTCTCAAGTCAACGGCTACTATTACTCTTCGATACCCTAGCCTTCGGATTTCCGCCTCTTCAATAAGCATGGAAGCACCATCGAAGTCTTCTTTCCTCGATCGGAAAGAAAGTGGGTTCCTTCACTTCGTCAAGTACCACGGCCTCGGTAACGACTTCATCATGGTAAACCCTAAAACCTCAACCTTTTTCGGTTTGGTAGTTGAGGAAAAGAAACTAAAGAGAAAATTTATATACATTCTTATGCTGTTTTTGGTTAAATAGCAATtagtaataataaaaatgagTGAAACCATTCACTTAAAAGAACGGTTTTCCCCCCAGATTGTTTTGTTATTCGTACGACACGATAATCATATCGGATTTTTGGAGCAAAATGTGTTTGAATACTGGTTgaaggggaaagaaaaaaaaaaaaaagagtctggCGAAAAAcctttgtcttttctttttatgtttggTAGTTGGTGAAATTCAGTagaagaaatgagaaaaaaaatttatgcagTTTGATGCTGTTTTGGTTACAAATTTATAATAATCAAATGAATGAAaacgttcaataaaaaaatgattttttcgtttttcctcattttttgcTTATATATTCTTACGACACCTAATCAAATCTGTATTCTTGCACTTttggaacaaaacaaaatgggTTTTCATTCCAATTGAAATTTCGATTCAGTTGAAGAAAGATAGAGTAAGCCTATTTCTTAGTAGTTAGTTCTAGCAGATTTCAAttgattttggaagaaaaaatattttcctatgTGTTTTTCTGACAATTAAGTGTTTAATGTTTACTTTTAGGTTGATAATCGCAATTCGACGGAGCCTAGGATTACTCCGGAGCAAGCGGTGAAGCTATGTGATCGGAACTTTGGGATTGGTGCTGACGGGGTGATCTTTGCTATGCCGGGGATCAATGGCACCGATTATACCATGAGGATTTTCAATTCTGATGGTAGCGAACCTGAGGTACTTTGCTTTTGGAGAattttcactttccttttttacGAATCAAATTTGATTTGTAGTTGTTACGAGATTGTCATTCCAGTTGTAAAAAGCGTATAGGAATTAGATAATAAATGAGCAGTTTTGGAATTTCAAGAAGTAACTACCAAATAATGAAGCACTTTGTAGAAAAGAGAGGATAATAAATGAGCAGTTTTGGAATTTCAAGAAGTAACTACCAAATAATGAAGCACTTTTGTAGAAAAGAGTGtgagaataactttccttcACTTGTCTGCGAATCTAATATGTTGTCTTGAAGTTCAATCTGAAATTCCCTGATTGTGCTGTCTTTTGATTACTTAAAGGATCCCTGTTCTGATTTTATGGTATGCTGTTTCTTGTATTGGAATTGAGTTGAATGTATCTGGAAATTGTGCATATGGTTTGCCATATTCTGTCGGCTGCTCATACTACATTTGTGTTTCTTTGATATCCATTGCTGTTTTTGCCTCAGAGTTCGTTATTCTACTTTGACATTgcacttttttgttttcacaAGGTTAATATTCTTTTGTTGCTGTAGATGTGTGGTAATGGAGTTCGGTGCTTTGCAAGATTTATTGCTGAGCTTGATAACTTACATGGGAGGCAAAGGTATGGTTATAAGCTTCTCTCTTGCTATATTTTCTTGTTCTCAAACTTTCTTTTGAGaactccttcaaaaaaaaaaaaaaaactttcttttgtGAACACTGCTAGCTGTTTTCTCATAGTAGTCAAGTTTTTAGGAATTTCCATTCATGGTTTGAAATTAATCTCAATGCCTTGGGAGGTTATAGGGATAACCTTTAAATTCTCtctcactgtttttttttttttttttgagaacacAGATTCTCCTTCTCAATGTTTGTGTGGGTATACGATATATCTTGCAACCGAATGCACCCTCTCCAAGAACCCCGCCGGTGACCATCTCCtggaggagcaaggcctcctccacaaagttcatcCTCCAGGAGGaacatgcctcctccacaaggcTCATCCCCAGGAGGaacatgcctcctccacaagattcacctccaggaggagcatgcctcctccacaagcttCATCTCCGGGAGGAGCATgtctcctccacaaagttcacctccggAGGAGCATCCCTCCTCCACAAGGTTAAACCCCAGGAAgggcatgcctcctccacaaggttcacctccaggaggagcatgtctcctccacaaagttcacctccggAGGAGCATCCCTCCTCCACAAGGTTAAACCCCAGGAAGGGCATGCCTCCTTCACAaggttcacctccaggaggagcatgcctcctccacaaggttCACCTCCtggaggagcaaggcctcctccacGAACCTTGCCTCCGCCGAAGGAAGCTTCCTCCACGAACTCAGCCCCTGAAGGAGCAAGGTCTCCTCCAAGAACTCTCCACCCATGGAGGAGTGAGGTCACCTCCGGGCACCTCACCTCCT
It encodes:
- the LOC131326336 gene encoding pentatricopeptide repeat-containing protein At5g42450, mitochondrial, whose amino-acid sequence is MKSRICRPFKSKPPFNPQRQAHTPACTHQTETKKAHGLERVPALEPDIAHQVFDETSVWDVVSATTTISRFARHHRHKEAICIFSRMLALDIRPNEFTFGAVIPSSTSLQSLNSGMQLHGCAKKMGFNSNVFVGSAILDLYAKLSTIEEARRAFEDTHEPNVVSYTTLICGYFKKERFDDAVGLFQVMPERNVVSWNAMICGYSQTGRNEDAVNLFVGMLREGFLPNHSTFPCAISAAANIAVLGMGRSFHASAIKFLGSNLSLFVSNSLVSFYAKCGSMEDSLLAFTKLPERNVVSCNALICGYAQNGKGKKALDFFRKMENMGLEPNGVTLLGVLLACTHDGLINEAYSFFNQAKLKNPSILKPEHYACLVDLLSRSGHLNEADRFIRDLPFDPGIGFWKALLGGCQIHLNMELGEFAARKILGLDPGDVSSYVMLSNAHSAAGRWQSVSMVRREMREKGMQRVPGCSWIEIKNHIHVFVTADRRQSGRDEIYKVLRFFLDHVRESQDFDCWIEPYIQLYDHSFLERGD